The region ATTCATTAagctattttttctttgttgtattttttgggttttttgtcttACTTTTATTAAACAGCATTTttattgtgctttttaaaatctaaCTATTGAAAACATGTACAAACAAATGATGTTTGATCTAATGACCCTGCTAATTCTATTGGACATTTCAATTTGATTTGGGTACTAGCTTTTTAGATTTTAGAGTATCCAAGGACTCTTGGCATCAAAACTTTCAGGCAGTATTGCCAGCTGATAGGCATgcaaagaagtttaaaaaattacttttcatCTCTGTTGTAAGCATCATATTCATAAGTTAATCTCATTAATTTAATATCTCATGAATTAAGATGCATCTTAAGTTTGATTGTGTCTTCTAATTCGtccacatgtgcatgggtttatatAACAAACAcaagcatgtgtgtctgtgttcttaTATGAGGCTCTATATTCTATAATGTATGTACTTGAATAAGTGTCATACTTATACTAAATTTAGAagcaaacccaaaacaaacaaacaaaaaaacataagaGACAGCCAACATGTTTCATCCTTCATTACACTATAAAATAAGATGATCCAGATGTTGCACATAAATCTACATAATTGTAAAAGATTATCACTTTCTTTCTTGGGATTTTCATTTCTGAGAGTTTGCTTCTGCTTTACATTGATCTACCAATTACTTATCCTGTTCTTTTGCATGGTTTAAGTCTTATGGTCTGCTTGCTTTAGGGTCACCTAACATTCTTTCTAAATACACAGATCCTCATGAAAGTGTTGAGCAGCAGTTGGATTTGTTAAGGAATTTAAACCTACATTCTAAACAACTGTACAAGTGACACCTACACAAAATCTAGCAATTAAaaaatgtgaaaacaaaacaaacacacatgcaacaAAAAACAATCACTAAGCTAGACAGTGAAAGACTGGCTTCAGAGTCAGACAATGTGAATGAAATGTAATTCACAGTTACATattatgttctttggttgtttttctcttcttactACTTCTGTTTCCACACCTTTAAGATGAAAGTTGACATGAAGTGATACCTAAAGCCTCTCCCTGCTCTAAATATTTGAATTGTTATAAATCAAGCCTGCACTGCCATGGTGATTCCCTAGGAACCATAAAGCACAAGGAAGGTTTTGCTCTCCAAGACCACACCTAAGCCACCTTACTCTTCCTTCTTGGTCAGAGGGGGAGTGGGGCAAAAGGATTTACTTAGGAACATGCTGCTTCAAGTCAGACCCAGGCAAGACAAAGGGATGTCAGGTTTCCTCTGGCACTTCAACATTCCAGCACTCAACTCATTCTGCCCATGCCAGGAATTTTGTCCATGACACATCTTCCGGGAGATTATAGGGTACACTCCTAATTATAGGCCTTTCCAAAGTTTACATTCTTTTACAACCATTCTTCAAGGTATCGGGGTGTGTTTGGTCACACCCATACATGTAATctgggaaggctgaagcaggaggaacatCTAGTTTTAAGGCTAACCTTGTTTAGGTAATGAATACCATACTAGACAGGCCTAGGCTCCAGACAGAATGAAAGCTTTATACTTTCTACTTTCCAAGGCTTGAAGTTTGAGTGTCATACCCTTAAGAGTCATTTAAATGTATGGCCCTACCAACTGTTTCTTCTGTAGATTTTTTGGCATAATTAAGTGTTATATTTTAAGCTAAAGACTGATTAATTTTGATACATTTGTAAAACATTGTTCCACTACTAATATGAGTTTGAAGTTCTTGGTTCTTCACTGTCCCATGGTTTTACTAAAAATTAATGTATTGACAATATTTAAATGCAGTTTGAATGTGTTAGACAGCATTCACAATGtaaccacaaatagaaaaatCCTTGAAGCCTGGAAAAGGAGACAGGGTTAAGTAGCAGCAGCAGGAAGTGGGTGGAATCAAGTCCCAGGACTGCTGGGTCTATATTGACTTAGCTGTAATCAGCTATAGAGAGACACCATGCACTCTCTGTAAATGGATTCCAGGAGTGCTTTTTTCTAACAATTTTGATGTGATGATTATTATCTGTCTTATGCAAAGAAGGTGATGAAAATCATAGTTTAAAACAGCCATTCTCCAAATGTAGAAAGGCTGATACCAGTAGAAAATCTCATATAGAACAACTTATGGTATTGATCCAGACAAGAAATACTAAAAACTTTTTCAGGTAATAATTTGAAGTTAGCAAAGAGGTGAAGaagtgaagaaagaagagaagaaagaagaaaggaaaggaagtaaggaagaaagagaaagaaagaaagaaagaaagaaagaaagaaagaaaggaaggaaacaaaaggaagaagaaaggaaacaaaaggagggaagaaaggaaggaagaaaggaaagaaggaaggaaggaaagaaggaacatttCAAAGGGGAAAATGACAGCTTCAGTAAGAGATCTGGGATCTGGCTGAGAAATTTGAAGAGGGGAGTTCCATGAAAATGGAACCATTAGACTACAAAGCTGTTGAGAGGAAAGAACACGTGCTTTGGAAATAACTAATTCTTAACTATTAATTAAACTGATAGTTACAAGATTCTTAATCTATGAAAATTAGAGAATGGGTTACTGATCCTGGCATGGATCAGAGTTACTTTAGAAAGTATATACAtattcttagagaaaatcaaggATTAAAAACTACTTTGAAAATAACCACAGCCAAATtaaggagggggaaaaaagcaaaaagTGAAGATGAAGGGAGCTGACATATGAATTTtggagtttttaaaagatttgagtGATCAAGAATTTGCATAAACCATAAGAAACTAATACAGGTTATTTTTAGGAACCAGAGTTTTTATTCTTATAAGTATCCTTTCAGAGAGCACTGGTAAGAGAAAAGGGGCATATGAAAGTAGGAAGTTAGTCTAGACCAGgagttctcaatcttcctaatgctccAACCCTCTAATATAGTCTCTCACAtggtggtgaccccaaccataaaattattttcattgctatttcataactgtaactttgctactgtcatgaattgcAATGTCAATGTTCCTTCTGGTGGTCTTAGACAATCCCTGCGAAAAGAACCTTCAAACCCCATGGAatcaggacccacaggttgataACTATTACTCTAGATAGAGATGGGTTAAGAACTAGAGATGATGAAGGATTAAGGTCGAATTGACTGGGACTTCTTTTTCAACACAGGAGAAATGATATCATCTTCCATCTAAAGTCCAAATGCTTTGTGTGTGAGGAAGCACATTTTCCTTGATTTGATTTGTAAATGACTAAAATATTAATCATCCTGAGTCTTTAGTTGATTGTATAAGCAAGTGTTCAAATatcaataaaagtaaataattctGTTGACTCTATTAATAATTATGACTAATCTGGGTAAGGAAGTGCCATGTCATTCTTGCAAAGTTAGGAGACAACAGTTCTTTGAAGAACCACAAGCGGTCAGTTTGATAGTCAAAACCCTGATAGAACTCTTTAGTATCAAAGAAGATCaaatgaaatttctttttaaaatctgaaagcAATCCAAgcaacattaaaaattaatcttaTTCAAATAtggaataaattatataaattataataaattatatcaCATACCAAAATTCTAGTATGTGATATAATTTACCTGGCTAGTGTTTATGACAACATTCTCCCCACAGAAAACTTTATCCAACTCCTTTGAGACATTTTCCTTAGATCCACAGGGCACTGCGGTTCTCCTCACAGGCCTAATGCTCTTGAATGGAACCTTAGTGAGGAAATGGTAACCTACCATCTATCTCCTCCATCtagatcttcttcaacttccaGTAAGGAGCCCATCATTTGGATATCATTCAAGATTCTACAACCAAATTTAGAAGAAATTCAGGCACATGAAAGGCATACCAGTAGTAATTCTTAATATTTTCCTATGTGGTAgaagctgttttctttttatccctCACACTACTTTGtagaaggttttttttgtttgtttggtcagaTGGcggattggttttgttttgttttgttttgttttgttttgttttgttttgtaactaCACTAGAGTTGCCTCTGCAACAAATTACTCTTCTGATTCCTGTGATCTTGCTTAGACTTTTCAGTGAATCCAGAGTGTTTCCTGGATATAGAAGAATCTTTGAGTCAAGAAAGACTGTATTTCCCATCCAGCTCAAGAACTAGAGACCAAAAAGCTGTATTTAAGCCACTTTGATGAAAGAAGCCATTGTCACTTTGCAGACGATCCAAGCTAGCTAGGCCACTGGAAAGTATTCTAGTCTCGTGGAAGAGACCATGTACTATGAATGGAAAAAGCAAAGATTTGGTTTTCTTTAAGGAGCTGACCACTGGGAATTTGACTGTTTTTCaatgagtatatgggcaacacaatTGGATTTGGAGggttaggttttttttgttgttgttgttttggtttggtttgctttggtttgatgTGGTTCGGTTTGGGAAAGGGCACAAGAGCGGAAGCATGAACTTGGGAAGAATGGAAGGTGAGTATGATAAAAGGTGCATTGtacaaaattcacaaagaactcataaaaatattatatttgggAAAGGAGAAGCCCCTAGAAGAAGACTTCTTTCTTCAATTCAATGAAGGATGATTTCAAACATGTCACATGATCCTATGTCACATTTGTTCTCTGAGACCACCCTGAGAACCTGAGAGCAAGACAGGATAGGTATTTGAGAGGTGTGCTTTCTTCTTTGAAGTGAATTAAAAACTGACTTAAATGTTGCTTCATCTAAAATAGCACAATCAACAATGAGGAGGTTCTAGAACATGGCTCTCTAGTCACTGCCGGTGTCTTGGTGTCCCACTATTTAGCAGTAAGGGAGCTCATTCTCACGTTGCCCACTCATATGTCAGCTGATGCAGTGAATTTGTTTACTAAAACTATTTGctcttcctaatttttttctggtGGGCAGGGGAAGGTAGTGAGCTTgaggagggctgaggagatgaGAAGTACTCAAAGTGAATGCTCTCCCCAAGTGTCTGTCTTACTATCTACTTTCCAAAGGACAAAAGAGGCTGGATCACAAGATCAGAGGGCCGATTTCCAGGGAAAGGTGTCTTAAGGCATCGTCTCTTTCAAGTAAGAGACTTTCTTGTTTATTTCCCTTACTGTCTGAGATTCTAGATCCAGGTATCTTTTGCTCAGCTTGCAAATAACAGGTATTTTCCTTCCATGGCCTTTGTCATGCATTGTGCTACAATTATAtcatctcttctttcctctctaatGAAGATGCAATGATATGTTTACTGAATTGCCCTTCATTACCAGCTCCTTGTCTGACCAGCATCCAGCACTATGCATTCTATGCTTTGGTTACTCATTGAGCATTTGATGAATAAATGAACTATCAAAGACAACACTGCagttcactttttttttgttctcaatGATGTATCTGTGAACATGTGAGGTAATGATTTAAACTTTATAAAGTTCTGAAGGGAAAATTGCACTAGGGCATATATCATTCTCCAGATTTTCTAGATTTAATTGCATTAGATAACttaaaagaaagattattaataTAGAAGGAACATTAGAGGATGACTTTATATTTTAACAGAGGGAAAGGTAAGCACCACACTACTTTACCTCAACACTATAAGATTCCATGTTTCAACAAAAAATGTGCAATTGATGCTCTCAGGTACCTTAAACTTgttgtacatatttatttttcaaacatgATTGTATGACTATTTCATTGAAGACTTTCTCATGCAAAATTCAGACAAGTTTGTCAGTGTGTAATTGTGTCTGCCATGTTAAACAAGAGATTCTTCTTGCCCATAGATTTCATTAATATCCTATttctaaagaaacaaaagcatagaTTTTTGTATAAGTATATAACACAATGTTTTAGgataacatatataaaatacactaAAATTTTCTATAGTGAAGCTAATATACCCATTACCTCACACTGTTagtccttgtttgttttgaggtaatCACTGTTAAATCTACTCAGCTGAAATTATGACTACAATACAATTTTAGTGACTGTAGCATTTATATTGTATGCTAGAACTGACAAGCTATATTAATGAAATCTGTGTCAAGGATAGAGTGTGATACCAAGTCTGATTCTCTCAGTAGAGATGTATTATTATTTAGCTATGATAGATTATCGGAAATTCTGCATCTGAAAAATAAGAAGTAATGTATTCAGTCATATATAAGGCCCATAGTTTCAGCTGTGCTAGTCTAGTCTCTTCTCCCTGGTATTTAGTATAACTCTGTAGACTTCTCAGTGATATTACTAGGTTCAACTGAAGTAATGTCTTTGAAAATGATTAACTTTTATGGAGACATTGAAAATCATGAGATTGTCccttaaatggaaataaaaaaattgaagctAGTTTCCTTTgttcatatgtaaataaaacctcATTGTTTTAGCTGATATTTGTAGATGTTTTGTTCAATGGATTTCATATTATTAATACCCTGGAAATAAAAGCACATCAAATATCAGTTCTATTACATTGACAACATCTTACTTCTAataatcatattattttattagtGTAATTAATAAGATCATTAACAGATACTACCATGCTTTTCTACGGTAACTGTTCTCCATTACACATAACAAAGAGTCTCATGAGACTGAAACCTCAAGATCTTTCGAAACACAGCACCTTCAGGGCAATTAATAAATTACTATAATAATTCACAAAGTGAAAATTCTACAAAAAGATTCTAGGAACAAATTACGATAAAGACATTAGAATTGTTTTCAATATATAATGAAATGGGTAATGCATCTACTGAAAAAAACAGCAGGCTTCAAGCAATGTCTAGAAACTCCCCAGCAAGGATCATCCATGTTCTGCTAGTATGCAGAAGTACTATTAGAATATATTCACATAGTCCATATGACAAAAGAATAGGCATGTATTACCCAAACTTACTCTCAACTAGACCAATTTAATATTGGAACAAAAAGTTTTATGTATAGCATTTGACCTTATTAATTtgctcatcatcatcatcatcatcatcatcatcatcatcatcatcatcatcatcatcattatcatcatcatcatcataatgtATTTCTCAAATCACCATGACTTAAATAAAAGTCTCAGTGAAATGAAATTGTCTTCCATTTAGTTGATTTTCCAAGCTGTTTTATTGTAGCACCAAGGTTGACTGATTAAATtgtattagtttaaaaaaaaagaaagaaacaaacaaaatgttctACGTATCTATTTCAGGATATATTAGATTAAGCTTCTGTTTCAAATTATCAGTCTATTAGATAGGATGTTACTTATAATCTTTTTCCACTGTAGATTAATTGTGGTGAGTTCCGTGATCCCAAGGTCTTCTGCACTCGGGAATCTGACCCACTCTGTGGCTCTGATGGCCAGACATATGGGAATAAATGTGCCTTCTGCAAGGCATTGGAGTAAGTATGGTTCTTACCACACCTGGGTCTGTTAAGCATAAAGTTACAAAGTTAAACTAGTGATTTTCTGAGATAGCCTAGGATATTCTATCCATATCTCATACAGAAACTGAAAAAGTGATCTTCTAGAAAATGGATTAAAAATAAAGTCCCCAAAATTgcataataaattatttaaaagcattttaacTACTCTGTAACTGTTATAATGCATTTTGGGGATTTCTTTGTGCTACATTTTGCACATAACAATTTAACTTTAAtaacttatatttttataattttattttatgcatatgtatttttTGCCTGCTGTATGTCTATGCACTGtgtacatgcctggtgctcagggagaccagaagaggataaCGGACCCCCTAGAACTGTAGTTATAGACTGTCGTTAGCTGTCATATGGTTTCTGGGTCTCAAACCTGGCTTTTCTGTAAGTGCAGCCAGTGGTATTAAACACTGAGTCATTTTTCCAGTCATTTTTTATCAATAATGTTTATGATGTCAATATTGATTTCAATATGCAATAAACACATTAATATGTGACCTATCTATGCAATTTATTGCAGATTTTTCTCAACAGTAGTTCAGGGAGTAGGGTGAAATTTAAATGAATGGAAGGGACATATACCTAATAAAACTTACATATGCAGTCTGgtgtaaaatgcaaaatgcttCATATTTGATTAATTTTCCTGCCAGGACAGACTTACGACTTATCATTTATTGGTATAATTTCTCCTCCCATCTCTTTTTCACTTTTCTACAATGAGTTACGGGTATCAAAAGTCTTAAAGATTAACAACCTACATTGACTTAAGCCCATTTCTTCACAGGTATATGAGGATATTTAACTGATATGTGCTGAATAGCAGTATAGATATCAACAAAATCCAATAATGACATGGATGGTACCATATTTAAAGCCACTCTGGGCTCTGTGACAAACACTGAAGATATTGTACTGAAtctatatttatctttttttatttatataggaaaagttctggaaagatcaaCCTGAAGCATCGTGGGAAATGCTGAATTAGAGCTGGTGTTTTATGCCAGCTTCCCTGTCTTCTCTcatccttatttttttatttttcctttttttctctaacAAACACCataaattcataaataataaaacagagcTTCTTCTCCATATGAGTCTTATGTAGGTCACAATGTCTATTTCCTTTGATTTGTCAATAAAGAAAATTCTGCAGAATTGATTCCATTTTGGTCTGAGATTAATATAATGTACAACAAACAATAATGAACATGATTCATTAATTTGATGTCCCACTTTCATCATCAAAATACACCACCCACCACAGCTGAGTCCAACAATAATTGCTCCTCTCTTTGGCCTTTGAAATTTTCTTGGTAACAATAAACCAAATACTAATGTGATTCTAAAATAAGTTATTTGAATATTAGACTACAAGATGTTGGTGCTTCTTAATTTCAGAAAAGATAttttacataaaaacaaatcacACATTGTCTATGGAGCTTAGTTTCACTTGACTTTGAAACGGCATATTCGGATTGTGCGATATTTAAAAACAGTGTTTGTCTTCCTGAAAACATCCTATGGCCTTCTGAACAGGAAGTCAAGAAAGACTCAAACTGAAGAGTGAATATTTAATAAGTGATTATTCAGTGGAGAATATGTGAAAACTCTCTTTAAGAAAAGAGAGTTTCTCTGTAGAATGGAAAGATTGTATACATCATTAGGAATCAAAAGACCTGCAGCAATCCAGTCACTTGCTAGAGAAATCAGTTTCAGTTAGAATAAAGCTAAAGATTACAAGAGTCCTTTTGATAAGTCAGTCCTATACGATGTAGCttttccattttatgaaaacCCATAATTTTCATGTATAAGTTCATCTCATTCTGAGAAATTGTCAGGAAAGTCTTGGAAATCAGTCGTTTGAATACTTTTACAAActagagtatgctttttaccaacaaCGCCCTCCTGAGGAACATTTTTGTTTAACATATATCAAAAATCACTTGAAAGAAATGACTTTCActctgttaaaaattaaaattaaaaaaaattgaaaaagcgTCCAATCTGGAATAGATTCTGTTCTAGATGCTTACAGTAACACCCATGAATGGAAGTAAGAAGAACCAATATTTTCTCAATAACTAAATGGATTTGCATTTAGTAacggaaaaataaatgaaaatgtagaggcactaaatatgataaataaaaatttagtaaAATGGAATGTGATAAATGCTACAGAAAAAATTCTAAATAGAATCAGTTACTAAGGGTGGAAGATTCATAGGGAGGAGTGGTAGTCATAGTTATATATGATGCTTAGAGTCACTCTTACTGGAAAGACCTGGAGATGAGAGAATTGCCCAAGCAAAGATACTAAAGAAAAGCAAAGGGAGAAGCTAGATCCCATCCTTGAGGTTGAAAAACACCTACTTGGCTCTAGAAGATACAATGGAGCTGAAGAAGATTTTGTTGAGTAGGCAAACGACAGGTAACCAGGGCAGAGCATCGGAGACCAAACTGTGTAGGCTGGTAGTAATTGTTCAGGCTTTGACTTTGACTGCTATGTatgaggggtttttgttttgtttgttttgttttgttttgtttttgtttttatgtatgtgaatacccTGTTGCTgtctccagatacaccagaagagggcatctgatcccattacagatggttgtgagccaccatgtggttgctgagaattgaactcaggacctctaaaagagcagtcagtgctcttaagtgctgagatatctctccagctctatatGAGATGTTTTTAATCTATGAGCATTAAGATTATATATCTGACTTAAAGGTCAGGAAATTTAGCTCAGTTGAAGAACACTAGTTTATCATGCACATGGCCCTGTGTTTATTCTCCTGCACCACAACATAGCTATAACATAAGTACAATTAAAATCTCAAATATATGTGAGGCATGTAGATACTACCtattataaatataatcaaaatctAGATACAGTGGAGTGTTCTGAGTGCCTAGAAATAGATTCAAGAAATGACTTAGGTTATGCAAGGGAAAGCACATAGACATTTGTTTCCATGTCTAAAGCATGTCCCCTTAAAAGGAAACTACATAAAATGCAACCAGGATACAGTGATAAGAGGGTGGGCCTTTAGTCAATGCAATACAATGTGAAAATCCTGACTCTTAAATCAAATTATAAAGTTATTTATCTATGTTTTCAGTGTTCTCCCCCATCTCTAAAATACTAGAATTATAGGGATGAACTACTAAATTTGGTCAAGATACTTTTTaacttgaaaaatgaaaataagctaCCTCCTCATATTATGAATAAGAAAAAAGTGAATGTTGTTCACTTAGCATTTTTATGTGTAACAATAGGTAATATACAGTGGTTGTGATTATGTTCAGTCACCATTTACAGCATATCAGTGTCTACATTGCTATGAAACGTTTAATTCATATATAATGTAatagttttgaaaatatttatagtCTTTTTCTATACCACTTTGGCACTCTTTATCTCAGCTATTTTGTCCTCAATGTGTGTAAGCTGAACTGCAACCTCTCATTGGGAAATTGTGCCCTTTTACttactttcattttattcaataaaataatttagctATTTCTAACATAATCATGAAAGCACTGGGATGGCTAATAGAGTTACAGTGCTTCTTTGGAATAATGTTTCTAACAAATACCACGTCTGTCTTTGACTGGCCCCTCCAGCCCAGACAGATCCCTCTCTATTATTCTCAGAGTAAAGACTCCCTCCACCCAATGACTTGTTCTTCCCAGAGCATTTCTCCTAGCATTTCGTCCTGCACAGCCTACATCTTTCCTTGCAAACATCTCTAAGCTGTAATTTAGTGCTATCTCATATCCTAAGGCTTATTTCCTGTGCCTTATCTGAAAGTAGGCAAAataatatttactttatatttactttataaaATAGGTTCTAAACTATTTAAGgatatagagaaaataaaaattagaagatAAGAAGTTATATTTCTTAGAAGGAAAAGGCAATCAAATAATAGcgataaaaatgtaaatattattaggGCTACAGAAATGTATACATTTATCAATATTCATAGTTTTATgttaagaaaataaacatttaaggTCTTAACTATGGCATGCACAAGCACTGATGCTTGTAATTTAAACCACCTGAAAGATGTAATAATggagaaatgaaaggaaataccCACTTgctcttagaaaaaaaaacaagcaaaggaaagaaagagtagaAAATGACTTACTGGGgtc is a window of Rattus norvegicus strain BN/NHsdMcwi chromosome 18, GRCr8, whole genome shotgun sequence DNA encoding:
- the Spink6 gene encoding serine protease inhibitor Kazal-type 6 isoform 2 precursor (isoform 2 precursor is encoded by transcript variant 2), whose protein sequence is MKVAGVFLLLSLALLCFFSGAFSQGGQINCGEFRDPKVFCTRESDPLCGSDGQTYGNKCAFCKALEKSSGKINLKHRGKC
- the Spink6 gene encoding serine protease inhibitor Kazal-type 6 isoform X1; the encoded protein is MKVAGVFLLLSLALLCFFSGEFSQGGQDKRGWITRSEGRFPGKGVLRHRLFQINCGEFRDPKVFCTRESDPLCGSDGQTYGNKCAFCKALEKSSGKINLKHRGKC
- the Spink6 gene encoding serine protease inhibitor Kazal-type 6 isoform 1 precursor (isoform 1 precursor is encoded by transcript variant 1); this translates as MKVAGVFLLLSLALLCFFSGAFSQGGQDKRGWITRSEGRFPGKGVLRHRLFQINCGEFRDPKVFCTRESDPLCGSDGQTYGNKCAFCKALEKSSGKINLKHRGKC